In Saccharolobus solfataricus, a genomic segment contains:
- a CDS encoding C2H2-type zinc finger protein, translating to MESGSKKYLSNHKGIMIHVTLEELKRYHSLTPEQKRIIRAVVKALIHNPQLLDESGYLYKLLASKAVSPYVCPLCLMPFSSSVSLKQHIRYTEHSKVCPVCGKEFRNTDSTLDHVCKKHNICVS from the coding sequence ATGGAGTCAGGCAGTAAAAAGTACCTGAGTAATCATAAGGGGATTATGATTCACGTGACTTTAGAAGAACTGAAACGCTATCATTCTCTGACGCCGGAACAGAAAAGAATAATTAGAGCTGTTGTCAAGGCGTTAATCCATAATCCCCAATTGTTAGACGAAAGCGGTTATCTCTATAAGTTACTGGCAAGTAAAGCAGTCTCACCCTACGTTTGCCCCCTCTGCTTAATGCCCTTTAGTTCTTCCGTTAGTCTGAAACAACACATCCGTTATACGGAACACTCAAAGGTCTGCCCGGTGTGCGGGAAAGAGTTTAGAAACACTGATTCGACTCTAGACCATGTTTGCAAAAAACATAATATTTGCGTTAGTTAG
- a CDS encoding Dna2/Cas4 domain-containing protein: MSRLLTIIYNYEIVSNDTQTIWVTELTRCLRRSWLMRKNGKVKLSHYEIMKMHIGTGLHMRLQRILQKNGFETEVKVQKKTALGFIVVGKIDVYDKEEGTVYELKYTHLDELDRPRLNNYLRQLNYYIEMANALAGYLIIVHADGRVEEIKRDWAETDLEARANAFGISVEENILPPRKSKQDSECAECPFYNFCWRGDRNGVRQ; this comes from the coding sequence ATGAGTAGACTACTCACTATAATATATAATTATGAAATAGTTTCAAATGATACACAAACGATATGGGTTACTGAGTTAACCAGATGTTTGAGAAGAAGTTGGCTGATGCGGAAGAACGGTAAGGTGAAACTGAGTCATTACGAGATAATGAAGATGCATATCGGTACTGGACTTCATATGAGGTTACAGCGGATCCTACAGAAAAACGGGTTTGAGACTGAAGTAAAAGTACAAAAGAAGACCGCCTTAGGATTCATTGTGGTTGGGAAGATTGATGTCTATGACAAAGAAGAGGGAACAGTTTACGAGTTGAAGTATACACATTTAGATGAGTTAGACAGACCTAGACTTAACAACTACTTACGTCAATTGAATTATTATATTGAAATGGCTAATGCTTTGGCGGGGTATTTAATAATCGTTCATGCGGATGGTAGGGTGGAAGAAATAAAGAGAGATTGGGCAGAGACTGACTTGGAGGCAAGGGCTAACGCTTTCGGGATTTCAGTTGAGGAAAACATCTTACCACCGCGAAAGTCTAAGCAAGATTCTGAGTGTGCTGAGTGCCCGTTTTATAACTTCTGTTGGAGGGGGGATAGGAATGGAGTCAGGCAGTAA
- a CDS encoding DUF5658 family protein, with the protein MILIYDILLYYGFQFNDYWSTVLGVNVGAHEANIVAKLFMKNKWTLAIYKFDLATVALLLGLMLPTPHQTEIFLLIADVVECLVTLNNIFAIRRHKGRKK; encoded by the coding sequence ATGATTCTGATATATGATATATTGTTATATTACGGTTTTCAGTTCAACGATTATTGGTCTACAGTATTAGGTGTTAATGTGGGTGCACATGAGGCGAATATTGTAGCAAAATTATTTATGAAGAATAAATGGACACTAGCAATCTACAAATTCGATTTAGCTACTGTAGCACTGCTTTTAGGTTTAATGCTACCTACACCGCATCAGACTGAAATATTTCTACTGATAGCAGATGTTGTTGAGTGTCTTGTAACGTTAAATAATATATTCGCAATCAGGAGGCATAAGGGGAGGAAGAAATGA
- a CDS encoding ribbon-helix-helix protein, CopG family, with amino-acid sequence MKARVEYIKLPKSSYSKSYRKIEVTKKDGIIELTLTQTMDVVSFKLPPEMNAKLEQVASKLKKTKSEIIREALEKYLSNW; translated from the coding sequence ATGAAGGCAAGAGTTGAGTACATCAAATTGCCCAAGTCATCATATTCTAAGAGTTATCGAAAAATTGAAGTAACGAAAAAGGATGGAATAATAGAGCTAACTCTGACACAGACCATGGATGTTGTCTCTTTCAAATTACCACCAGAGATGAATGCCAAATTAGAACAGGTGGCGTCAAAATTAAAGAAAACCAAAAGCGAAATCATCAGAGAGGCGTTAGAGAAGTATCTTAGCAACTGGTGA
- a CDS encoding protein D-63 gives MNINELYLELDEDTRELLSIIHNIKIDIITQSYNKEKVERALFLSQKIQAELYQLLR, from the coding sequence ATGAACATAAATGAATTATACCTGGAGTTAGATGAGGACACAAGAGAACTGCTTAGTATTATACATAATATAAAAATAGATATTATCACTCAGAGTTACAATAAAGAGAAAGTAGAAAGAGCACTGTTCTTAAGCCAAAAGATACAAGCTGAGCTCTATCAGTTGCTAAGATGA
- a CDS encoding nuclease translates to MADFKLKYWGNQTEDYILPNFYLGREYLVLGKLLIKLAQWRVKGLIDFDVS, encoded by the coding sequence GTGGCCGATTTTAAATTGAAGTATTGGGGCAATCAGACTGAGGACTACATTTTACCTAATTTCTATTTAGGGCGGGAATACTTAGTTTTAGGGAAATTATTAATTAAGTTAGCTCAATGGAGGGTTAAAGGGCTAATAGATTTTGATGTATCGTAA
- a CDS encoding nuclease — translation MINEHYYEGLQDKYDLTLYVKAKDSYYPLVWIDITGSSWTEEQSKERYGESVYAILSAKVEVAIKHDVMGRVWFIHYNDTEDKLKCISALQILNLERQGKIKKDKFERDAKSEYYLIPVSMWKNLVELRVAIKGFYQSFKEYLTRVSGK, via the coding sequence GTGATAAATGAGCACTATTACGAAGGATTGCAGGACAAATATGATCTAACACTTTATGTGAAAGCTAAGGATTCATACTATCCTTTAGTATGGATTGATATCACGGGTTCAAGTTGGACTGAGGAACAAAGTAAAGAGAGATATGGGGAAAGCGTTTACGCCATCCTCAGTGCTAAGGTTGAAGTGGCAATAAAGCATGATGTGATGGGAAGAGTTTGGTTTATTCATTATAACGATACTGAGGATAAGCTCAAATGCATAAGTGCTTTACAAATCTTGAATCTTGAGAGACAAGGAAAAATAAAGAAGGATAAGTTTGAGAGAGACGCCAAAAGCGAATATTATCTTATTCCCGTTTCAATGTGGAAGAACTTAGTAGAGCTTAGAGTGGCAATTAAGGGTTTCTATCAGAGCTTTAAGGAGTATCTTACTAGGGTGAGCGGGAAATGA
- a CDS encoding ABC transporter permease encodes MVNSLDILWLAYKGLVSRKAIAILAIISVMIGVASVTVLVAFTQGVSQSVLSVVESLGPSTILVLPRGGASLTQATVATIASLPGIKAVYPVVSGFGEMNVEGQPIGVSIIGIDNLSALLGQVLLESGSVYPPVTSPETVIGSEVANPAPGIFFSPGDIITVQVSRGNSVALEVVGVLSPSGANPLSNSETSIFLPLNEAMAILNRTSYSELIINAQSVNDVNNVVNLIEEIYGNQLSVISVQQLINTVSTITSGFSFLLISVASISLFVGAVGIMAIMLSRVYQRIREIGIMKTVGLTTRDILLVFLAESGIIGLIGGIVGILVGLVGTSFIDLLSAITSQSASGTSTTVSSSGFRGGGGFGRFGTAASSSAFTFKPVISIEAILIALVVAVAVSLIAGIYPAWKAARLTAIDAIRRD; translated from the coding sequence ATAGTGAATTCATTAGATATTTTATGGCTAGCATATAAGGGGTTAGTATCTAGGAAAGCGATAGCGATTTTAGCTATAATATCAGTGATGATAGGAGTAGCTAGTGTGACTGTACTAGTTGCTTTTACACAAGGTGTAAGTCAATCAGTCTTATCAGTTGTGGAGTCGTTGGGACCTAGTACAATTTTAGTTTTACCTAGGGGTGGCGCTAGCTTAACTCAAGCTACCGTAGCAACTATAGCGAGTTTGCCGGGGATTAAGGCAGTTTATCCAGTAGTTAGCGGTTTCGGGGAAATGAATGTTGAGGGGCAACCAATAGGGGTTAGTATCATTGGAATAGATAACTTGTCAGCACTTCTTGGCCAAGTGTTACTGGAAAGCGGGTCAGTTTATCCTCCAGTTACTTCTCCAGAAACTGTAATTGGATCAGAAGTAGCGAATCCAGCTCCAGGGATTTTCTTCTCACCAGGGGATATAATTACTGTTCAAGTTTCAAGGGGTAATAGTGTAGCATTAGAAGTTGTAGGGGTACTATCTCCATCTGGTGCTAATCCTCTATCTAATTCTGAAACGTCTATATTTTTACCCTTGAACGAGGCAATGGCAATTCTAAACAGAACTTCGTATAGCGAATTGATAATAAATGCTCAATCAGTTAATGATGTTAATAACGTGGTAAACCTTATTGAAGAAATATATGGTAATCAGTTAAGTGTTATCTCGGTTCAACAGTTAATCAATACAGTATCTACTATAACATCTGGATTTAGTTTTCTATTAATATCAGTTGCATCAATATCTCTTTTCGTAGGTGCTGTAGGAATAATGGCAATAATGTTAAGTAGAGTTTATCAGAGGATAAGAGAAATAGGTATAATGAAAACAGTAGGTCTGACAACTAGAGATATTCTATTAGTTTTTTTAGCAGAATCTGGAATAATAGGGCTAATAGGGGGCATAGTTGGTATATTGGTAGGTTTAGTGGGTACGTCATTTATTGATCTTTTATCAGCAATAACATCACAGTCTGCATCTGGTACCTCAACAACTGTTAGCTCAAGTGGATTTAGAGGAGGTGGTGGTTTTGGCAGATTTGGAACAGCCGCATCTTCATCGGCCTTCACATTTAAACCAGTTATTTCAATAGAAGCCATTTTAATAGCATTAGTAGTAGCAGTTGCTGTAAGTTTAATAGCTGGTATTTACCCAGCTTGGAAAGCTGCGAGACTTACGGCAATCGATGCGATTAGAAGAGATTAA
- a CDS encoding COG1361 S-layer family protein, translated as MSKIFSIITISLFLVSLLFIPLTSSATQSSFSASSQWLSSTPYVTPGERLVQLQVNLVYHGNGNITNVEISPIESGPFIVYPSTQTYILPSMFPNQQYSLVFIGNITPNIPLGVYNFYLQATYLENGAEQSQIITVQIPILGYVQLSAIAQTSGTVFPGEQYVPINLVIYNTGTVTANNVALFLNSTYPLQFITKEINIPIISAGSSLNVQAIANIYNNATIGTYKIPLTAFVYGTYHSLNVTITINSNQTVGGKLITPYVILPAGSYQLGVPITLQLIYTGPISVSSYSIQLILPNGFTNITGGNSVYINGGPLQPYEEFTVSFTINIRNVSLGAYTIPLKIIWSTIEGNGVVVNTLQYMSFTMFLMGQPNIEVYPETSLLYPGEVNNITLVILNLGSGSIYNLSLSVSSQQVSILNNLPKIQSLSPTQSVKIPLEVYVPSTYQGAPVQFTISISYLNSVYQQSQYQQQIGLYVSPLISPNTPIIASLNPGIISPNSFTTTYLVLTNSLNTTLYNLSITLSSPVYVNATAFNLPSLKPTSKYELPITVYAQGSGSYSISISIVYYQGNIERQEQITVPVYVIQINSPTIPILIQFNSSTLLTGQVEDATIIIQNTVNQPLYNVTISLASQGTLYINTTTITLPSLQPLQRLDIPVKVYTQSAGIISISASISYYQAGQLKQAQEVINSLAAGSVNIIITGVSSVPTVAVRGGIVSVTATIYNFGTGPANGLTVTVFPPRGVVVIGQNTYYVGNLGSDTSSTFTFAFRILNSTKPGSYVIPIEYTYTNDIGQVIHSNSSITLQVSNSSSSFFISFSRSSNNSHISLIDILGIIIVIIVVVVLVIVLLRKRR; from the coding sequence ATGAGTAAAATATTCTCCATTATTACTATATCACTATTTTTAGTGTCGTTGTTATTTATTCCATTAACATCCTCTGCCACACAATCGTCTTTTTCAGCATCTTCACAATGGCTTTCTTCTACACCTTATGTAACTCCGGGGGAAAGATTAGTACAGTTACAAGTAAATTTAGTATATCACGGAAATGGGAATATAACAAATGTGGAAATTTCTCCAATAGAAAGTGGTCCTTTTATAGTTTATCCGTCTACACAAACATACATTCTTCCCTCAATGTTTCCCAATCAACAATATTCACTTGTATTCATTGGAAATATTACACCTAATATACCTTTAGGTGTATATAATTTCTATCTGCAAGCAACATATCTAGAAAACGGAGCAGAGCAATCGCAGATAATTACAGTGCAAATTCCTATTCTTGGATATGTACAACTTTCTGCAATAGCTCAAACTAGCGGTACAGTATTTCCAGGTGAACAGTACGTTCCAATAAATTTAGTAATATACAACACTGGAACTGTTACTGCCAATAACGTAGCCTTGTTCTTAAACTCAACATATCCATTACAATTCATAACTAAAGAGATAAATATACCAATTATTAGCGCTGGTTCCTCACTTAATGTTCAAGCAATAGCAAATATTTATAATAATGCGACAATTGGTACATATAAAATACCACTTACAGCCTTCGTATATGGCACATATCATTCGCTTAATGTGACAATTACAATTAACAGTAATCAGACTGTTGGAGGGAAGCTAATAACTCCTTACGTTATCTTACCTGCTGGTTCATATCAATTAGGAGTTCCAATAACTCTTCAGTTAATTTATACCGGTCCCATTTCAGTAAGTAGCTATTCAATTCAACTTATTTTACCAAATGGCTTTACTAATATAACTGGTGGAAATTCTGTTTACATCAATGGGGGACCACTGCAACCTTATGAGGAGTTCACGGTATCTTTTACTATTAATATTCGTAATGTATCTTTAGGTGCATATACAATTCCTTTAAAGATAATTTGGAGCACTATAGAAGGTAACGGCGTAGTTGTAAATACATTACAGTATATGTCATTTACTATGTTCCTTATGGGTCAACCGAATATAGAAGTTTACCCTGAAACCTCTTTATTATATCCAGGAGAAGTTAACAATATTACTCTAGTTATATTAAATCTAGGATCTGGAAGTATATACAATCTATCCCTTTCCGTTTCCTCTCAACAAGTATCCATCCTTAATAACTTGCCTAAAATTCAATCACTATCTCCAACTCAATCGGTTAAAATACCTTTAGAAGTTTATGTTCCATCTACTTATCAAGGAGCTCCTGTACAGTTCACTATTTCAATATCGTATTTAAATTCAGTTTATCAACAGTCGCAGTATCAACAACAGATAGGCCTTTACGTTTCTCCTCTAATTTCACCAAATACCCCTATTATCGCCTCTTTAAACCCAGGGATAATTTCACCAAATTCGTTTACAACTACGTATCTTGTATTGACAAACTCGTTAAATACTACCCTTTACAATCTATCAATTACCCTTTCGTCACCAGTTTACGTTAATGCTACAGCGTTTAATTTACCGTCTCTCAAACCTACTTCTAAATACGAATTACCTATAACTGTTTACGCACAAGGCTCTGGGAGTTATTCTATCTCAATATCGATTGTTTATTACCAAGGTAATATAGAAAGACAAGAGCAAATTACAGTTCCAGTTTACGTTATACAGATCAATTCACCAACTATACCAATTTTAATTCAATTCAATTCTTCTACATTACTAACTGGTCAAGTAGAGGATGCAACGATCATAATACAAAACACAGTAAATCAACCATTGTATAACGTTACCATATCATTAGCCTCTCAAGGAACACTTTATATTAATACAACGACAATAACTCTACCCTCGCTTCAACCTTTGCAAAGATTAGATATTCCCGTCAAAGTATATACTCAGAGCGCTGGAATAATTAGTATAAGCGCTAGTATATCGTATTATCAGGCTGGACAATTAAAGCAAGCTCAAGAAGTTATTAATAGTCTAGCTGCAGGTTCAGTTAACATTATAATAACTGGTGTTTCCTCAGTTCCTACGGTTGCAGTAAGAGGTGGCATAGTTTCAGTTACAGCGACCATCTATAATTTTGGTACTGGTCCTGCTAACGGTCTCACAGTTACGGTATTTCCACCTAGAGGCGTTGTGGTAATAGGTCAAAACACTTATTATGTAGGTAATTTAGGTTCGGATACCTCATCAACATTTACCTTTGCATTTAGAATACTTAACTCCACTAAGCCAGGTTCTTATGTTATTCCTATAGAGTATACTTATACTAATGACATTGGACAAGTTATACACTCAAATTCAAGTATCACACTACAAGTCTCAAATAGTTCTTCTAGTTTCTTCATCTCGTTCTCAAGAAGTAGTAATAATTCTCACATATCTCTAATTGACATATTAGGTATAATAATTGTAATAATCGTAGTTGTAGTCTTAGTGATAGTATTATTAAGAAAAAGAAGGTGA
- a CDS encoding ABC transporter ATP-binding protein encodes MTDILIDAMDLKKVYKTKNIEYVALRGVTLKVNKGEFLVIAGPSGSGKTTLLDLLGLLDSPSAGKIIIDGIDVTNFDEDERAIFRRRYIGFVFQSYNLITYLTVLENVELALAAIGIPVWKRREKAEEILSMIPGMLELKNKKPNELSGGQQQRVAIARALANDPKILLADEPTANLDSKTGEAIVELMKKLNEEKKVTIIMATHDPDMMRYADRIVYIRDGLVEKEVIQNE; translated from the coding sequence ATGACCGATATCTTAATCGATGCTATGGATTTAAAGAAAGTATACAAAACTAAAAATATTGAATACGTTGCATTAAGAGGAGTAACTTTGAAAGTAAATAAAGGAGAATTCTTGGTTATTGCTGGTCCTTCTGGATCTGGCAAAACCACACTTTTAGATTTGCTAGGCCTTTTAGATTCACCTAGTGCTGGTAAAATAATAATAGATGGAATAGATGTTACGAATTTTGATGAAGATGAGAGAGCAATTTTTAGAAGAAGATATATAGGTTTTGTATTTCAGTCATATAATTTAATTACGTATCTGACAGTTCTTGAGAACGTGGAATTAGCTTTAGCAGCTATAGGGATCCCCGTATGGAAAAGGAGGGAGAAAGCAGAAGAGATTCTGTCCATGATACCCGGTATGTTAGAACTTAAGAATAAAAAGCCTAATGAATTATCCGGAGGTCAACAACAGAGAGTTGCAATAGCTAGAGCCTTAGCCAATGATCCCAAGATATTGCTTGCAGACGAACCGACTGCAAATCTAGATTCGAAAACAGGTGAGGCAATAGTGGAGTTAATGAAGAAGTTGAATGAAGAAAAAAAGGTAACTATTATAATGGCTACTCACGACCCAGATATGATGAGATATGCGGATAGGATCGTATATATTAGAGATGGATTAGTTGAAAAAGAGGTGATACAGAATGAGTAA
- a CDS encoding archaemetzincin family Zn-dependent metalloprotease, translated as MTEMKILIVTLTYIEKSIIDEIVNNLSSYGLEVDILLDSRKYLPISAFNWERLQYDAEKVLSFLKSIHDFNYDSIIFLADSDGYIDGYNFVFGLTIDNFAIIFLHRLREEFYNRKPDLDLFMKRVVKEVTHEVGHTLGLSHCNTTGCVMNFSNSVEDVDKKQAKFCKNCAHKIEKLSKYLQQK; from the coding sequence GTGACGGAAATGAAGATTTTAATAGTTACCCTAACTTACATTGAAAAATCAATAATAGATGAAATTGTTAATAATCTTTCAAGCTATGGATTAGAAGTTGATATATTGTTAGATAGTAGGAAATATCTTCCTATTTCTGCCTTTAATTGGGAAAGATTGCAATACGACGCTGAAAAAGTATTGAGCTTCCTTAAGTCAATACACGACTTTAACTATGACTCAATAATATTCTTAGCAGATTCCGACGGCTATATTGATGGTTATAATTTTGTATTTGGATTAACTATAGATAATTTTGCCATTATTTTTCTGCATAGATTACGAGAAGAGTTTTATAACAGAAAACCAGATTTAGATTTGTTTATGAAAAGAGTAGTTAAGGAAGTAACTCACGAAGTAGGTCATACATTAGGGCTAAGTCATTGTAATACAACCGGTTGTGTTATGAATTTCAGCAATTCAGTTGAGGATGTAGATAAAAAACAAGCTAAGTTTTGTAAAAATTGCGCACATAAAATAGAAAAATTATCTAAATATCTACAACAAAAGTAA
- a CDS encoding archease: protein MRQFEFFEHTADVGIKSYGRSLEEAFSNAALGVFEVITDTSKVRPVEYREIYLNGYDLENLLYKWIEELLYYYDSELMIFSKFDLMIDQDSITLEGKAWGERFNDKIHERRTVVKAMTYHQLSIEKTESGYVITFVVDI from the coding sequence ATGAGGCAGTTTGAATTCTTTGAACATACAGCAGATGTCGGTATTAAATCGTATGGTAGATCCTTGGAAGAGGCATTCTCAAATGCTGCGTTAGGAGTTTTTGAAGTAATTACTGATACCTCGAAAGTAAGACCTGTAGAATATCGTGAAATTTATTTAAATGGATATGATTTGGAAAATTTGTTATATAAATGGATAGAGGAACTTCTATATTATTATGATTCTGAATTAATGATCTTCAGTAAATTCGATCTTATGATAGATCAAGATTCTATAACTTTAGAAGGAAAAGCATGGGGAGAAAGATTTAACGATAAAATACATGAGAGAAGAACCGTAGTAAAAGCAATGACTTATCATCAGTTATCAATAGAAAAAACAGAAAGCGGTTATGTTATTACTTTTGTTGTAGATATTTAG
- the cedA gene encoding DNA import protein CedA, with protein MSSGYSPFYILYIAMNIATLTYAVGTLFYGLPIPIYGLKKWGPRMMSDAIYAAVWVNIYGIIIFAIGQIQSLLGVDWSSFFSSILQLQANMFSALIQVKSLYYIITTEKISMALALLADPVLQFSSFITDIIFLLQFFIDLGEFIQQSYMILIAIGILLLSLPFRMGKGVGGTLISSAIIFYIGLPYLPIFMQEMSSITLSQIGSQLSTITDVNTLVETIAGVVPELVIVFIIIPMLYLSILAGISLGLGNAIGGSSGRVPFPLDLF; from the coding sequence ATGAGCAGTGGATATTCTCCATTCTATATATTATACATAGCGATGAATATAGCGACATTAACATATGCGGTTGGTACGTTATTTTACGGCTTGCCAATTCCTATTTATGGCTTAAAAAAATGGGGACCAAGAATGATGAGTGATGCAATATATGCCGCTGTATGGGTAAACATTTATGGTATTATAATTTTTGCGATAGGCCAAATTCAAAGCTTACTTGGAGTAGATTGGAGTAGTTTCTTTTCGTCAATTTTACAATTACAAGCTAATATGTTTAGCGCGCTTATTCAAGTTAAGAGTTTATATTATATTATTACGACTGAGAAGATATCAATGGCTCTTGCCCTTCTTGCAGATCCAGTACTTCAGTTTTCCTCATTTATTACTGATATAATTTTTTTATTACAATTTTTTATAGATCTAGGAGAATTTATACAACAATCGTACATGATACTTATAGCAATTGGTATTCTTTTACTATCACTTCCTTTTAGAATGGGAAAGGGAGTAGGAGGGACTTTAATATCGTCTGCAATTATATTTTATATCGGTTTGCCATATTTACCAATTTTCATGCAAGAAATGTCCTCTATTACGCTTTCTCAAATAGGATCTCAATTATCTACGATTACCGATGTAAACACGTTGGTTGAGACTATAGCTGGTGTAGTTCCAGAACTAGTAATTGTATTTATAATAATACCCATGCTTTATTTAAGTATTTTAGCTGGCATATCACTAGGGTTAGGCAATGCAATCGGAGGCTCAAGTGGTCGAGTTCCATTTCCATTAGACTTGTTTTAG
- the cedA1 gene encoding DNA import protein CedA1: MANIVQFVQNLDTQVTEVAWSVFILAWAVGWALRGAPIPIFRIKRTGQDLIEDAILAAFWIALGTTVFSLITYLASQVGS; this comes from the coding sequence ATGGCTAATATAGTTCAATTTGTACAAAATCTAGACACACAAGTTACTGAGGTTGCTTGGAGCGTTTTTATATTAGCGTGGGCCGTTGGATGGGCATTAAGGGGCGCGCCAATACCTATTTTCAGAATTAAAAGAACTGGCCAAGATTTGATAGAAGATGCGATATTAGCAGCGTTTTGGATTGCATTAGGAACAACAGTGTTCTCATTAATAACTTATCTAGCTTCACAAGTGGGATCATGA
- the cmk gene encoding (d)CMP kinase translates to MIIIISGPPGSGKTSVAIKLANELSYKFISAGKIFRDIAQSMGLDIINLNRVAESNFDIDKMVDKKIHEYVLRERNLIVESHIAGWIFREYTDVAIYLWAPLKIRANRIAIRDKISYVEAVSQIIRREYMHYKRFNKFYGIDINDLSVFDLVINTSNIDINNIVKLILDYLSSVSHNSQPLKEKNINDK, encoded by the coding sequence ATGATAATTATAATAAGCGGTCCTCCAGGTAGTGGTAAGACCTCAGTTGCAATAAAGCTCGCAAACGAACTATCATATAAATTTATATCAGCCGGAAAAATTTTCAGAGATATCGCTCAAAGCATGGGATTAGATATCATAAATTTGAATAGGGTTGCAGAATCCAATTTTGATATTGATAAGATGGTTGATAAAAAGATTCACGAATATGTATTAAGGGAGAGAAACCTTATCGTAGAGTCACATATTGCAGGCTGGATATTTAGAGAATATACTGATGTTGCAATATATTTGTGGGCACCACTTAAAATCAGGGCAAATAGAATAGCTATTAGGGATAAAATATCATATGTCGAAGCAGTCTCGCAAATTATTAGAAGAGAATACATGCATTATAAAAGGTTTAACAAATTCTATGGTATCGATATTAATGATTTATCGGTATTCGATTTAGTTATAAATACCTCAAATATAGACATTAATAATATAGTGAAATTAATTCTGGACTATCTATCATCAGTTTCACATAACTCTCAGCCATTAAAAGAAAAAAATATCAACGATAAGTGA
- a CDS encoding 50S ribosomal protein L34e produces the protein MPRPALRSRSLRRVYVKLPSGKTVIHYERKRNDIAICAICKKPLHGVKTNFLHKYSKSEKRPERPFGGYLCSSCLTQLIKATVRQQLQ, from the coding sequence ATGCCTAGACCAGCTTTACGCTCTAGGTCACTTAGGAGGGTTTATGTAAAGTTGCCAAGTGGAAAGACTGTTATACATTATGAAAGAAAGAGAAACGATATTGCGATATGCGCTATATGTAAGAAACCTTTACATGGTGTAAAAACTAACTTTTTGCATAAATATAGTAAGTCAGAGAAGAGACCAGAAAGGCCTTTTGGCGGATACTTGTGCTCATCTTGCCTTACTCAACTAATCAAAGCTACTGTAAGGCAACAACTTCAATGA
- a CDS encoding adenylate kinase, whose protein sequence is MKIGIVTGIPGVGKTTVLSFADKILTEKGISHKIVNYGDYMLNTALKEGYVKSRDEIRKLQIEKQRELQALAARRIVEDLSLLGDEGIGLIDTHAVIRTPAGYLPGLPRHVIEVLSPKVIFLLEADPKIILERQKRDSSRARTDYSDTAVINEVIQFARYSAMASAVLVGASVKVVVNQEGDPSIAASEIINSLM, encoded by the coding sequence ATGAAAATAGGTATAGTAACTGGTATACCCGGTGTAGGCAAGACAACTGTCCTTTCTTTTGCAGATAAAATTCTAACTGAAAAGGGTATATCACACAAGATTGTAAATTATGGGGATTATATGCTAAATACTGCTCTAAAAGAAGGCTATGTGAAGAGCAGAGATGAAATAAGGAAATTGCAAATAGAGAAGCAACGAGAATTGCAAGCTTTAGCGGCTAGACGAATAGTTGAAGATCTATCTTTATTAGGCGATGAAGGAATAGGGTTAATAGATACGCATGCCGTAATTAGAACACCAGCAGGCTATTTACCTGGTCTTCCAAGACATGTAATAGAAGTCCTTTCCCCCAAGGTAATCTTTCTTCTAGAAGCAGATCCCAAAATCATTTTAGAGAGACAAAAGAGGGATAGTAGTAGAGCTAGGACTGATTATAGTGATACAGCTGTTATTAACGAGGTTATTCAATTTGCTAGGTATTCAGCTATGGCGTCAGCTGTACTAGTTGGGGCATCGGTCAAGGTAGTAGTAAATCAAGAGGGAGACCCTTCAATAGCTGCAAGTGAAATAATAAATTCCTTAATGTGA